One Pseudodesulfovibrio cashew DNA window includes the following coding sequences:
- a CDS encoding PEP/pyruvate-binding domain-containing protein, translating into MSILDWLPFTGKKKKTPEELAAIRRTFAARYNHFRLLIQANTRAHDLIGELEDALRGYTPYGMHYVRTLCTRISTSIFQMVRHLNELNPGAYEGLNGRFQAIQERIMPHIEPEVLRRQEHALVINLADVGRDHADLCGPKMAMLGEAGRQLGMRIPAGFVITTEAYRRFVASDDLRMEVDRLIQTADPSDREAMFQLSSRIMQMIIAAEVPDELVEAVETAYGRLCEAAGHEVKLAVRSSALGEDIEGASFAGQYRSMLNVDHSSLLYAYREVVASKYSRQAMAYRVSRGIRDEDVAMSVGCMVMVEARASGVTYSRSPVNVRDDNVAIQSVWGLPKTVVDGSAETDELVVARTEPMSVVLREVAHKKSQYVCHENVGVCRTELLDGRGDEVSLTDEQAVRIAGHAVRLEEYFGTPQDVEWAITEDGRYHLLQCRPLMLVEGEEPEEKARPAVASPLPEPVLSGGRIASPGVGVGPVHVIRKDADTLTFPDGGIMVLSQALPSRAALLDRCSAVVSEQGGIAGHLANVAREFGVPALFGVKGATDRLENGAIVTVDADGHAVYDGAVEALLVEKPRQRVMRGSPVQGALRKAARHIVRLNLTNPDSPEFRPEGCRTLHDIMRFCHEMAVREMFEFSTHDEYVQAASRQLICGVPKQFWVLNLDDGIKPEGEQREDRCVLLEHVDSFPMRALWEGMQAVPWEGPPPVHGKGLMAVMFEATANPNLVTAGQSLYTQKNYFMISKNYCCLQSRFGFHFCGVESLVGERTSENYASFQFKGGAANMERRILRARFVGDILEEFDFRVRVRGDNMHARVEGLDRQAMAFRLKVLGYLITHTRQLDMIMTNKGEVARRRERFFADFAMFGEK; encoded by the coding sequence ATGTCCATCCTCGATTGGCTCCCCTTCACCGGGAAAAAGAAGAAGACTCCCGAGGAGCTGGCGGCTATCCGCCGGACCTTTGCCGCGCGCTACAACCATTTTCGGCTGCTCATCCAGGCCAACACCCGGGCGCACGATCTCATCGGCGAGTTAGAGGACGCCCTGCGGGGCTATACGCCTTACGGCATGCACTACGTGCGCACCCTGTGCACTCGCATCTCCACGTCCATATTCCAGATGGTGCGGCATCTCAACGAACTCAATCCGGGCGCGTACGAAGGGCTCAACGGCCGGTTCCAGGCCATCCAGGAACGGATCATGCCGCATATCGAGCCCGAGGTGCTCCGCCGACAGGAGCACGCCCTGGTCATCAATCTTGCCGACGTGGGGCGGGATCATGCAGACCTGTGCGGCCCCAAGATGGCCATGCTCGGCGAGGCCGGGCGGCAGCTGGGCATGCGCATCCCCGCCGGGTTCGTCATCACCACCGAGGCCTATCGCCGGTTCGTGGCCTCGGACGATCTGCGCATGGAGGTGGACCGGCTGATCCAGACCGCCGATCCTTCTGACCGCGAGGCCATGTTCCAGCTCTCCTCGCGCATCATGCAGATGATTATCGCCGCCGAGGTGCCCGACGAACTGGTCGAGGCCGTGGAGACGGCCTACGGACGGCTGTGCGAGGCCGCCGGACACGAGGTCAAGCTCGCGGTGCGTTCCTCGGCCCTTGGCGAGGACATCGAGGGCGCCTCCTTTGCCGGACAGTACCGCTCCATGCTCAACGTGGACCACTCCTCTCTGCTCTATGCCTACAGGGAAGTCGTGGCCTCCAAATATTCGCGGCAGGCCATGGCCTACCGGGTCTCTCGCGGCATCCGTGACGAGGACGTTGCCATGAGCGTGGGCTGCATGGTCATGGTCGAGGCCCGCGCCTCGGGCGTGACTTATTCGCGCAGCCCGGTAAACGTCCGCGACGACAATGTGGCCATCCAGTCGGTCTGGGGACTGCCCAAGACCGTGGTGGACGGCTCCGCGGAGACCGACGAACTGGTGGTGGCGCGGACTGAACCCATGAGCGTGGTTCTGCGCGAGGTGGCGCACAAGAAAAGCCAGTACGTCTGTCACGAGAACGTGGGCGTGTGCCGCACCGAGCTGCTGGACGGCAGGGGGGACGAGGTCTCTCTCACCGACGAGCAGGCCGTGCGCATTGCCGGACACGCTGTTCGGCTTGAGGAATATTTCGGCACGCCCCAGGACGTGGAGTGGGCCATCACTGAGGACGGCAGGTATCACCTGCTCCAATGCCGCCCGCTCATGCTGGTGGAAGGGGAGGAGCCCGAAGAGAAGGCTCGGCCCGCCGTGGCCTCCCCGCTGCCCGAGCCCGTTCTCTCGGGAGGCCGCATCGCCAGCCCCGGCGTGGGCGTGGGGCCGGTCCATGTCATCCGCAAGGACGCGGACACCCTGACCTTCCCGGACGGCGGGATCATGGTCCTGTCCCAGGCGTTGCCCAGCCGGGCGGCCCTGCTGGACCGTTGCAGCGCGGTGGTCTCCGAGCAGGGAGGTATTGCCGGGCACCTGGCCAACGTGGCCCGCGAGTTCGGGGTCCCGGCCCTGTTCGGCGTGAAGGGGGCGACGGATCGCCTTGAAAACGGCGCGATCGTCACCGTGGACGCTGACGGACATGCGGTCTACGACGGGGCGGTGGAGGCGCTGCTGGTGGAGAAACCCCGCCAGCGGGTCATGCGCGGGAGCCCGGTGCAGGGAGCGCTGCGCAAGGCGGCCCGGCACATCGTTCGGCTCAACCTGACCAACCCGGATTCCCCGGAGTTCCGCCCTGAGGGGTGCCGCACCCTGCACGATATAATGCGCTTCTGCCACGAGATGGCCGTGCGCGAGATGTTCGAATTTTCCACCCACGACGAATATGTCCAGGCCGCATCGCGTCAGCTCATCTGCGGCGTGCCCAAGCAGTTCTGGGTCCTGAACCTGGACGACGGGATCAAGCCCGAGGGCGAGCAGCGGGAGGACCGGTGCGTGCTCCTGGAGCACGTGGACTCCTTTCCCATGCGCGCCCTGTGGGAGGGCATGCAGGCCGTGCCCTGGGAGGGGCCGCCGCCGGTGCACGGCAAGGGACTCATGGCCGTCATGTTCGAGGCCACGGCCAACCCCAACCTGGTCACGGCGGGTCAGTCCCTGTACACGCAAAAGAATTATTTCATGATTTCGAAGAACTACTGCTGCCTACAGTCCCGTTTCGGGTTCCACTTCTGCGGGGTGGAGTCCCTGGTGGGCGAGCGCACCAGTGAGAATTACGCCTCCTTCCAGTTCAAGGGCGGGGCCGCGAACATGGAGCGGCGCATCCTGCGCGCCCGGTTCGTGGGCGACATTCTGGAGGAGTTCGACTTCCGTGTCCGCGTCCGGGGTGACAACATGCACGCCCGCGTGGAGGGGCTGGACAGGCAGGCCATGGCCTTCCGGCTCAAGGTTCTGGGCTATCTCATCACTCATACCCGTCAGCTCGACATGATCATGACCAACAAGGGTGAAGTGGCGAGGCGGCGTGAGCGCTTCTTTGCCGACTTCGCCATGTTCGGTGAAAAATAA
- a CDS encoding response regulator, with the protein MTFDVLLVDDEADFLTPLRKRLVRRGLSVREANDGESALEAMTAAPADVCVLDVKMPGMDGLTLLTHIKNEWPLTEVVMLTGHASLEVALRGMELGAFDYLMKPVEFEELFYKLEDAAGRKRLHEEKLRRSEPGGRVG; encoded by the coding sequence ATGACCTTCGACGTACTGCTGGTGGACGACGAGGCGGACTTCCTGACTCCGCTGCGCAAGCGCCTTGTCCGGCGCGGCCTTTCCGTGCGCGAGGCCAATGACGGCGAATCCGCGCTTGAGGCCATGACCGCCGCCCCGGCGGACGTCTGCGTGCTCGATGTGAAGATGCCGGGGATGGACGGGCTGACCCTGCTCACCCATATCAAGAACGAGTGGCCGCTGACCGAGGTGGTCATGCTCACCGGGCACGCCTCCCTGGAGGTCGCCCTCCGGGGCATGGAGCTGGGCGCGTTCGACTATCTCATGAAGCCCGTGGAGTTCGAGGAGTTGTTCTACAAGCTCGAGGACGCTGCCGGACGTAAACGGCTGCACGAGGAAAAGCTCCGTCGGTCCGAACCGGGCGGGCGGGTCGGGTAA
- a CDS encoding sensor histidine kinase, whose product MSDAHYYQGLAKSMMFTIILVSYAPLLLITLIAGYQYSVAYRAKVDAHLRELVLKHDQAVDAYLEEKVEELQVLAEAVGVERLRGDAGVARLHDVLARVHGSDFVDLGLVDCKGVQVAYSGPYKLLGANYADAPWYREVLERKVFISDVSLGLRGVPHFTIALLVPVNGQDWVLRTTLDFIGFNKLVEDILVGETGMAYIINRKGEFQTTPRRDMSGELSFLRKLAAGRAGDSELAHGRASMTVETNPATGRETLFVTSPLKSGDWLMVYQQDVDDAFSALDQARNLAVVVLLLGGIAITVMAYLMSRRMARKVELADVEKEMMNEQVIEAGKLASVGELAAGIAHEINNPVAIMVEEAGWIQDLLDEGLDQDDNEREVQRALRQIREQGVRCREITHKLLSFARKIDPTVERIDVNDMIMEMVEFCEQRARYANVAMEASLADDVAEVEGSASEVQQVLLNLINNAIDAMDPGGGNLDIMSRMEDGVVAVSISDTGCGIPQANLQRIFDPFFTTKPVGKGTGLGLSIIYGIVHKMGGDIAVKSVVNRGTTFTVRFPAAESSETVDAGDGEEL is encoded by the coding sequence GTGTCGGATGCCCATTACTACCAGGGATTGGCCAAGAGCATGATGTTCACCATCATCCTGGTCTCCTACGCTCCCCTGCTGCTCATCACCCTCATCGCCGGATACCAGTATTCCGTGGCCTACCGCGCCAAGGTGGACGCCCACCTGCGCGAGCTGGTGCTCAAACACGACCAGGCCGTGGACGCCTATCTGGAGGAGAAGGTCGAGGAGCTCCAGGTACTGGCGGAGGCCGTGGGGGTGGAGCGGCTGCGCGGCGACGCGGGTGTGGCCCGGTTGCACGACGTGCTGGCTCGGGTGCACGGCAGCGACTTCGTGGACCTGGGACTGGTTGACTGCAAGGGTGTTCAGGTGGCCTACTCCGGTCCATACAAGCTCCTCGGGGCGAACTACGCGGACGCCCCCTGGTATCGTGAGGTGCTGGAGCGCAAGGTCTTCATCAGCGACGTATCCCTGGGGTTGCGCGGGGTGCCGCACTTCACCATCGCCCTGCTCGTTCCGGTAAACGGCCAGGATTGGGTGCTCAGGACCACACTGGATTTCATCGGCTTCAACAAGCTGGTGGAGGACATCCTCGTCGGCGAGACCGGCATGGCCTACATCATCAACCGCAAGGGCGAATTTCAGACCACGCCACGCCGGGACATGTCCGGCGAGCTTTCCTTTCTGCGCAAGCTGGCCGCGGGCAGGGCAGGTGACAGCGAGCTGGCCCACGGCAGGGCCTCCATGACGGTCGAGACCAACCCGGCCACGGGCCGCGAGACCCTCTTCGTCACCAGCCCGCTCAAATCGGGCGATTGGCTGATGGTCTACCAGCAGGACGTTGACGATGCCTTTTCCGCCCTGGACCAGGCGCGCAACCTGGCCGTGGTGGTCCTGCTCCTCGGCGGCATCGCCATTACGGTCATGGCCTACCTCATGAGCCGCCGCATGGCGCGCAAGGTGGAGCTGGCCGACGTGGAAAAGGAGATGATGAACGAGCAGGTCATCGAGGCGGGCAAGCTGGCGAGCGTGGGCGAGCTGGCGGCGGGCATTGCCCACGAGATCAACAACCCCGTGGCGATCATGGTCGAGGAGGCCGGGTGGATTCAGGACCTTCTGGACGAGGGGCTGGACCAGGACGACAACGAGCGCGAGGTGCAGCGCGCCCTGCGCCAGATTCGCGAGCAGGGCGTCCGTTGCCGCGAGATCACCCACAAGCTGCTCAGCTTCGCGCGCAAGATAGACCCCACGGTGGAGCGCATCGACGTCAACGACATGATCATGGAGATGGTCGAGTTTTGCGAACAGCGGGCCCGCTACGCCAATGTGGCGATGGAGGCCAGCCTGGCCGACGACGTGGCCGAGGTGGAGGGGAGCGCCTCAGAGGTGCAGCAGGTGCTTCTCAACCTGATCAACAACGCCATCGACGCCATGGACCCCGGCGGCGGCAATCTCGACATCATGTCCCGCATGGAGGACGGCGTCGTGGCCGTGTCCATATCCGACACCGGGTGCGGCATCCCCCAGGCCAACCTGCAACGCATCTTCGATCCCTTTTTCACCACCAAGCCTGTGGGCAAGGGCACCGGGCTCGGACTGTCCATCATCTACGGCATCGTCCACAAGATGGGCGGCGACATCGCGGTCAAGTCCGTGGTGAACCGGGGCACGACCTTCACGGTCCGCTTTCCGGCCGCCGAGTCTTCGGAAACGGTGGATGCCGGTGACGGCGAGGAACTCTGA
- a CDS encoding response regulator: MPDTAIRVLLVDDEAGFVDVLRKRMNKRGFAVSTAVSGTKGIQALRGDDFDVAVLDLKLEDMDGIEVLDIFKKMVPSMPVIMLTGHGSEQAARDGIARGAFDYLLKPCDLDDLLAKIREAVGVES; encoded by the coding sequence ATGCCCGACACAGCCATTCGTGTGTTGCTCGTGGATGACGAGGCCGGATTCGTGGACGTGCTCAGGAAGCGCATGAACAAGCGCGGGTTCGCGGTGAGCACCGCCGTGAGCGGCACCAAGGGTATCCAGGCGCTGCGCGGGGATGATTTCGACGTGGCCGTGCTCGATCTCAAGCTCGAGGATATGGACGGCATCGAGGTCCTGGATATTTTCAAGAAGATGGTCCCGTCCATGCCGGTGATCATGCTCACCGGTCACGGCAGCGAGCAGGCCGCGCGGGACGGTATCGCGCGCGGGGCTTTCGACTACCTGCTCAAGCCGTGCGACCTGGATGATCTGCTGGCCAAGATCCGTGAGGCCGTGGGAGTCGAGTCATGA
- a CDS encoding acetate--CoA ligase family protein — protein sequence MSSQNHAFGSVQVAIDYHSITTLFERAHAEGRDALFEHEVYDLLRDSGAETPPRTVLLERDARPSDEELDALPGEKVVLKIVSPAIVHKTEVGGVRVVENTPGQVRSAWRRMLQEVPENFAAMLERDPAHAPARYAGLSGGELLDAVRRDIWGVLMVQFLRPDSQAFGNELIVGIRRTREFGMIIGAGLGGTDTELYAERFRKGQAMVATSTALADGEAFFELFRNTLSYKKLAGLTRGQRRIVTDAQLIECFSSFIDMANHYSPENPDAPFVIEELEINPFAYADYLMVPLDGMCRFSRPGSLPVPRPAGKIGNLLHPETIGIIGVSSTRRNFGRIILDNVIEAGFDPAKMTVIRPGLEEIGGVRCVPSLADLEEKLDLFVVAVGAEQVPRLVEDLVELDCAESVMLIPGGMGETAESEARAREVIGRIQAAHAQGGGPVFLGGNCMGVVSRPGNYDTWFIPDEKLPDFSHGRHHRAAFISQSGAFMLTRLSQCPLLDPAYMVSAGNQTDLTLGDLLGWFAQSDEVDVIAVYAEGFNDMDGLAFCRAVRRAVLAGKEVIFYKAGRTPEGRSATSGHTASLAGDYVVCESCVRQAGAVVADSFTQFENLFMLAERLHGKTIRSNRLAAVSGAGFEAVGMADSIQSDSYRMRLAALAGPTREQLDGLFMDHRLSKLVTVTNPLDMTPAANDFVHAEAIRILAGDPGVDAVVAGLDPLSPVMRTLADPEHKAFDFADERSIAARLADLLPTLDTPVIGVVDGGRLYDPLVDRLKEAGLCTFRTSDQAVAAIAQYIEGRLAADAIRRSARQGAMSR from the coding sequence ATGTCCAGTCAAAACCACGCGTTCGGGTCCGTTCAGGTCGCCATAGACTACCACTCCATCACCACGCTCTTCGAGCGGGCCCACGCCGAGGGGCGCGACGCCCTGTTCGAGCACGAGGTTTACGACCTGCTGCGCGACTCCGGGGCCGAGACCCCGCCCCGCACCGTGCTTCTGGAGCGGGACGCGCGGCCGAGCGACGAGGAGCTCGACGCGTTGCCCGGCGAAAAGGTGGTCCTCAAGATCGTATCCCCGGCCATCGTGCACAAGACCGAGGTGGGAGGCGTGCGCGTGGTGGAGAATACTCCGGGCCAGGTGCGTTCGGCCTGGCGGCGCATGCTCCAGGAGGTCCCCGAGAATTTCGCGGCCATGCTTGAGCGCGACCCGGCTCACGCCCCGGCCCGTTATGCCGGGCTTTCGGGCGGAGAGCTGCTGGACGCGGTGCGGCGGGATATCTGGGGCGTGCTCATGGTCCAGTTTCTGCGCCCCGACTCCCAGGCCTTCGGCAACGAGCTGATCGTGGGTATCCGCCGGACCAGGGAGTTCGGCATGATCATCGGCGCGGGGCTGGGCGGCACCGATACCGAACTCTACGCCGAGCGTTTCCGCAAGGGACAGGCCATGGTCGCCACGTCCACTGCCCTGGCCGACGGCGAGGCCTTTTTCGAGCTCTTCCGCAACACCTTGTCCTACAAGAAACTGGCCGGGCTGACGCGCGGTCAGCGGCGCATCGTCACCGACGCCCAGCTCATCGAGTGCTTCTCCTCATTCATTGACATGGCCAACCATTACTCCCCGGAGAACCCGGACGCGCCCTTCGTCATCGAGGAGCTGGAGATCAATCCCTTTGCCTACGCCGACTATCTGATGGTCCCCCTGGACGGCATGTGCCGGTTCTCCCGTCCCGGTTCCCTCCCGGTCCCGCGTCCGGCGGGCAAGATCGGCAACCTGCTGCACCCGGAGACCATAGGCATCATCGGGGTCTCGTCCACGCGCCGGAATTTCGGGCGGATCATTCTGGACAACGTCATCGAGGCCGGATTCGATCCCGCGAAGATGACCGTGATCCGGCCCGGCCTGGAGGAGATCGGCGGTGTTCGCTGCGTCCCCTCACTGGCCGATCTTGAGGAAAAGCTCGACCTCTTCGTGGTCGCGGTGGGCGCGGAGCAGGTGCCCAGGTTGGTGGAGGATCTGGTGGAGCTGGACTGCGCCGAGTCGGTCATGCTCATTCCGGGCGGCATGGGCGAAACCGCCGAGAGCGAGGCGCGTGCCCGCGAGGTGATCGGCCGCATCCAGGCCGCCCACGCGCAGGGCGGCGGGCCGGTCTTTCTGGGCGGCAACTGCATGGGCGTGGTCTCCCGGCCCGGCAACTACGACACCTGGTTCATCCCGGACGAAAAGCTTCCCGATTTTTCTCACGGCAGACATCACCGGGCCGCGTTCATCTCCCAGTCGGGCGCGTTCATGCTCACCCGGCTCTCCCAGTGCCCGCTGTTGGACCCGGCCTACATGGTCTCGGCGGGCAACCAGACCGACCTGACCCTGGGCGATCTGCTGGGCTGGTTTGCCCAGAGCGATGAGGTGGACGTCATCGCGGTCTATGCCGAGGGCTTCAACGACATGGACGGGCTGGCCTTCTGCCGGGCCGTACGCAGGGCGGTGCTGGCCGGGAAGGAGGTCATCTTCTACAAGGCGGGCCGTACTCCGGAAGGGCGCTCCGCCACCAGCGGCCACACCGCTTCCCTGGCCGGGGACTACGTGGTCTGCGAGTCCTGCGTGCGCCAGGCCGGCGCCGTGGTGGCCGATTCCTTTACCCAGTTCGAGAACCTGTTCATGCTGGCCGAGCGGCTGCACGGCAAGACCATCCGCTCCAACCGCCTGGCCGCTGTATCCGGGGCCGGGTTCGAGGCAGTGGGCATGGCCGATTCCATCCAGTCGGACTCCTACCGCATGCGCCTTGCCGCATTGGCCGGCCCCACCAGAGAGCAGCTTGACGGATTATTCATGGACCACCGGTTGAGCAAGCTGGTCACCGTTACCAACCCTCTGGACATGACCCCGGCGGCCAACGATTTCGTGCACGCCGAGGCCATCCGCATCCTGGCGGGCGATCCCGGCGTGGACGCAGTGGTGGCCGGGCTGGACCCGCTCTCGCCGGTCATGCGCACCCTGGCCGACCCGGAGCACAAGGCTTTTGACTTCGCGGACGAGCGGTCCATCGCCGCCCGCCTGGCCGACCTGCTGCCCACGCTGGATACCCCGGTCATCGGCGTGGTGGACGGCGGACGGCTCTATGACCCGCTGGTGGATCGGCTCAAGGAGGCCGGACTGTGCACCTTCCGCACTTCGGACCAGGCTGTGGCCGCCATCGCCCAATACATCGAAGGCAGGCTGGCCGCCGACGCAATCCGGCGTTCGGCGCGCCAGGGCGCAATGTCCCGATAA
- a CDS encoding response regulator — MAAHLLLIDDEQPFVETMAKRLGKRGYTVATALSGEDGLKALDADHSVDVVILDVKMPGMDGIETLKRIKAEHPLVEVLMLTGHATVASAIDGMKSGAYDYMMKPCDIDELLAKVGEAYDQKQARETRILEARARHIELRRGD; from the coding sequence ATGGCGGCACATCTTCTGCTTATCGACGACGAACAACCCTTCGTGGAGACCATGGCCAAGCGGCTGGGCAAACGGGGGTATACCGTGGCTACGGCTCTTAGCGGCGAGGACGGGCTCAAGGCCCTGGACGCGGACCACTCCGTGGACGTGGTCATCCTGGACGTGAAGATGCCGGGCATGGACGGCATCGAGACGCTGAAGCGGATCAAGGCGGAACACCCGTTGGTGGAAGTACTCATGCTCACGGGCCACGCCACCGTGGCCAGCGCCATTGACGGTATGAAAAGCGGGGCCTATGACTACATGATGAAGCCGTGTGATATCGACGAGTTGCTCGCCAAAGTAGGCGAGGCGTACGATCAGAAACAGGCCCGCGAGACCCGGATTTTGGAGGCGCGCGCACGGCATATCGAACTCAGGCGGGGGGATTGA
- a CDS encoding substrate-binding periplasmic protein — protein sequence MRSASLRFVPVLWGLLFLLFAVDCQARTVRVGIGFAIPPYVIRESHAGIEVDVIRESLKAAGLEVEFVYLPNLRLPVEYAAGNVDGIATNTAYDLAGDSGRETYSSGTTIILQNYAVTLLTAEPVNSFDDMEDKRVLAFNNAVKYLGPDFGKMTKRNDRYSELADQSLQVRMLYSGRVDVVVADKRILLWWRDKLANSPLAQKLELKKPLRFNAVFPPSPRHVAFADPGLRDAFDRGLDTIRRSGLHAAILQRYLKSYAVK from the coding sequence ATGCGGTCCGCATCTCTTCGTTTTGTCCCTGTTCTGTGGGGTTTGCTCTTCCTGCTTTTCGCGGTTGATTGCCAGGCGCGCACGGTCCGGGTGGGCATCGGTTTCGCCATCCCGCCTTATGTGATCCGGGAGTCGCACGCGGGCATCGAGGTCGACGTCATCCGGGAGTCGCTCAAGGCCGCCGGGCTCGAGGTGGAATTTGTCTACCTGCCCAACCTCCGCCTGCCTGTGGAGTACGCCGCAGGCAACGTGGACGGCATCGCCACCAACACGGCCTATGATCTGGCCGGGGACTCCGGGCGCGAAACCTACTCTTCGGGGACCACCATTATTCTTCAGAACTATGCCGTGACTCTGCTTACCGCGGAGCCGGTGAATTCCTTTGACGACATGGAGGACAAGCGGGTGCTCGCCTTCAACAACGCCGTCAAATATCTTGGTCCCGATTTCGGGAAGATGACCAAACGGAACGACCGGTATTCCGAGCTGGCCGATCAGTCCCTCCAGGTCAGGATGCTCTATTCGGGCCGGGTGGACGTGGTCGTTGCGGACAAGCGCATCCTGCTCTGGTGGCGGGACAAGCTGGCCAACTCGCCCCTGGCCCAAAAGCTGGAACTGAAAAAGCCGTTGCGCTTCAACGCTGTGTTCCCGCCTTCGCCGCGCCACGTGGCCTTTGCCGATCCCGGCCTACGCGACGCCTTTGACCGGGGGCTCGATACGATCAGACGGTCCGGGCTCCATGCCGCCATCCTACAGCGGTATCTGAAATCCTACGCCGTGAAGTAG
- a CDS encoding substrate-binding periplasmic protein: MRRYVLLAMAFLVLLPVPGWGAEYLHVISMVAPPRVMLIDGEVTGMAADLVKEGLTRAGYQFDIELVPWKRALYMIQSGTADALFYPIFTKERTEYFHYSPTPLFRIGLAALKRADSDIVIRPDFGGLDHLVLGIGLGFQYGPKGKEFMEKAHFVKIEATSSNNLGFLKLLDGRIDLLLMDSTLATHYLKQRSTLGKVDFARDEQGRIAILDYREGYLVFSRKTATAVDAANFSKALDSMIRDGTYDDIVNRYK; this comes from the coding sequence ATGCGCAGGTATGTCCTTCTTGCCATGGCCTTCCTGGTCCTGCTCCCGGTCCCCGGCTGGGGCGCTGAATACTTGCATGTCATTTCCATGGTGGCCCCGCCGCGGGTCATGCTCATCGACGGCGAGGTCACCGGCATGGCGGCGGACCTGGTCAAGGAAGGACTTACGCGGGCCGGATACCAGTTCGATATCGAACTGGTCCCGTGGAAGAGGGCGCTGTACATGATTCAATCGGGCACTGCGGACGCGCTCTTCTACCCCATCTTCACCAAAGAGCGGACCGAGTACTTCCACTATTCTCCCACCCCCCTGTTCCGCATAGGGCTTGCCGCGCTGAAACGAGCGGATTCCGATATCGTGATTCGTCCCGACTTCGGAGGGCTCGACCACCTTGTCCTGGGCATCGGGCTGGGGTTCCAGTACGGCCCCAAGGGGAAGGAGTTCATGGAAAAAGCCCACTTTGTGAAAATCGAGGCCACTTCAAGCAATAATCTCGGGTTCCTGAAGCTGCTGGACGGTCGCATTGATCTTCTGCTCATGGACAGCACCCTGGCCACGCACTACCTGAAGCAGAGGTCGACCCTGGGCAAGGTTGACTTTGCCCGTGACGAGCAGGGACGCATTGCTATCCTCGACTATCGGGAAGGGTACCTGGTCTTTTCCAGGAAAACCGCTACCGCCGTGGATGCGGCTAATTTTTCCAAGGCGCTGGACTCCATGATACGAGACGGCACTTATGACGATATAGTCAATCGTTACAAGTGA